From one Microbulbifer sp. A4B17 genomic stretch:
- a CDS encoding alpha/beta hydrolase yields MNGLKVSKLALPLFFALGMTSASASISPGVEKNTQGFLQALAQGGGKPIEQLSPKDARAVLVGAQEGAQLPPAEVSKKTITVNGENLELTIVKPKNTRGQIPAFMYFHGGGWVLGDYSTHERLIRDLVQRSGAAAVYVDYTPSPEAKYPTAINQAYAATLWVAENGEKIGVDGSRLAVAGNSVGGNMAAVVALMAKEKGTPDLQFQLLLWPVTDANFNNASYKQFAQDHFLTRDMMKWFWNNYTTDPKQRNEIYASPLRASKSQLVGLPPALVQTAEMDVLRDEGEAYARKLNEAGVTVTAVRYNGMIHDYGLLNALSDVPAVQDALDQAGSELREHLK; encoded by the coding sequence ATGAATGGCTTAAAAGTTTCCAAGCTGGCACTACCCCTTTTCTTTGCTCTTGGTATGACTTCTGCGTCTGCTTCTATTTCCCCTGGTGTTGAGAAAAATACCCAGGGGTTCCTTCAAGCACTGGCGCAAGGTGGCGGCAAACCCATTGAGCAACTATCACCAAAAGATGCCCGCGCCGTCCTGGTCGGAGCCCAAGAGGGTGCGCAACTGCCGCCCGCTGAAGTCAGCAAGAAAACCATTACGGTTAATGGCGAAAATCTGGAACTGACTATCGTTAAACCGAAAAACACCCGGGGCCAGATTCCCGCCTTTATGTATTTCCACGGCGGAGGCTGGGTCTTGGGTGACTACTCAACTCACGAACGCTTGATCCGCGATCTGGTTCAACGCTCCGGCGCCGCTGCGGTGTATGTAGATTACACCCCATCTCCAGAGGCCAAGTACCCGACTGCAATTAACCAGGCTTATGCGGCTACCCTGTGGGTCGCGGAGAATGGCGAAAAGATCGGTGTCGACGGCTCCCGTCTTGCCGTGGCCGGTAACAGTGTCGGTGGCAATATGGCAGCCGTGGTTGCCTTGATGGCGAAAGAGAAAGGAACACCGGATCTGCAATTTCAACTGCTGCTCTGGCCGGTTACCGATGCCAACTTCAACAACGCTTCTTATAAGCAGTTCGCCCAGGATCACTTCCTGACACGGGATATGATGAAGTGGTTCTGGAATAACTACACTACCGACCCCAAACAGCGCAACGAGATCTATGCTTCACCTCTGCGCGCCAGCAAATCCCAGTTGGTCGGCTTGCCTCCCGCTCTGGTGCAGACTGCTGAGATGGATGTGCTGAGAGATGAAGGGGAAGCTTACGCCCGCAAACTTAACGAAGCTGGTGTGACCGTAACCGCTGTTCGCTATAACGGCATGATTCACGACTACGGCCTACTAAATGCCCTGAGTGACGTGCCCGCAGTGCAGGATGCTCTTGATCAAGCAGGCTCCGAGCTGAGGGAACACCTCAAGTAA
- a CDS encoding RidA family protein — translation MSILNINPSSLYDGSSSCLSHARIDTKTGLVFVSGQVDWDSNCEVKSIGVGAQAESAMQNLLTVLDEAGSSVENLLQLRIYVRGEVSEHLGEIAPVLSKYLGTTRPAITGVGVTSLASPETLIEIEAVAKTLL, via the coding sequence ATGAGTATTCTGAATATTAATCCCTCTTCACTTTATGATGGCAGTTCTTCCTGCCTATCCCACGCTCGGATTGATACCAAAACAGGCTTGGTATTTGTATCGGGTCAGGTGGATTGGGATAGTAATTGTGAAGTTAAAAGCATAGGGGTTGGTGCACAGGCGGAAAGCGCCATGCAAAACTTATTGACAGTATTGGATGAGGCCGGATCGTCGGTAGAAAACCTTTTGCAGTTGCGCATCTATGTTCGTGGAGAAGTGAGTGAACATCTGGGGGAAATAGCCCCCGTGCTATCTAAATATTTGGGTACAACTCGCCCGGCAATCACGGGAGTGGGAGTCACATCCCTGGCATCGCCAGAGACATTGATAGAAATTGAGGCAGTGGCTAAAACGCTGCTGTAA
- a CDS encoding LysR family transcriptional regulator yields MIKDLEINHLRTLEILFRVESISLAAEHLQVSQQAVSLQLKKIRKIVGDDLFVRTGHGMAPTSYAKFIEPQIRQVLMLLSEIPAPGSLDSSQTSRTLVISATDYAQKVVVAGLIQRVRQYAPKVKFIVTNIESVSLTQKMHQGEIDLAFTSAGYVPDGINTQVLFNERYVCVSANPMYSLDELVPIDQLMQSDFVITSPGVGGLRGSADRWLEGQGLKREIVVSAPSFYIAQEFLKRTDTLAFIPSRLMPCEGLVEITLDKYPPGYEVVAAFHPRVENDPLVSWILNDLHQQFSKSMAS; encoded by the coding sequence ATGATCAAAGATCTTGAAATTAATCACCTAAGAACCCTGGAAATACTATTCAGGGTTGAAAGTATCTCCCTTGCTGCAGAGCATCTGCAGGTTTCGCAGCAAGCTGTCAGTTTGCAGCTGAAGAAGATTAGAAAAATAGTTGGGGATGATCTATTTGTGCGCACTGGGCATGGGATGGCTCCCACCAGTTATGCAAAATTTATAGAGCCACAGATTCGACAGGTGCTGATGTTACTCAGTGAGATTCCCGCCCCGGGTTCTCTTGATTCAAGCCAGACTTCCCGGACCCTGGTGATCTCTGCTACAGATTACGCGCAAAAAGTGGTTGTTGCCGGATTGATCCAAAGGGTCAGGCAATATGCGCCGAAAGTGAAATTTATTGTCACTAATATTGAAAGCGTCTCGCTCACCCAGAAAATGCATCAGGGAGAAATTGATTTGGCTTTCACATCAGCGGGGTATGTGCCTGATGGAATTAATACACAGGTGCTCTTTAATGAGCGTTATGTCTGTGTATCGGCTAATCCTATGTATAGTTTAGATGAGTTGGTCCCTATTGATCAGTTGATGCAATCTGATTTTGTGATTACATCGCCAGGGGTTGGAGGCTTGCGCGGTTCAGCCGATCGTTGGCTAGAGGGGCAAGGTCTAAAAAGAGAGATTGTTGTTTCGGCGCCCTCTTTTTATATAGCCCAGGAGTTCTTGAAAAGGACGGATACCCTGGCCTTTATTCCCTCTAGGTTGATGCCTTGTGAGGGCTTGGTGGAAATTACCTTGGACAAGTATCCACCTGGCTACGAAGTTGTAGCCGCCTTTCATCCCCGAGTGGAAAATGATCCACTGGTAAGTTGGATTCTCAATGATCTGCACCAACAGTTTTCTAAGTCAATGGCTTCCTGA
- the hutG gene encoding formimidoylglutamase has product MLQLADMQLWSGRTDSEDGRAGERWHQRISPLQLDDPPGLTILGFASDEGVRRNKGRIGAAKGPRILRLAMANLPATFDAPLYDAGNVRVEREDLESAQSLLGARINELLGAGHFPLVLGGGHEIAFGSYQGIARWMREHHRESSLGIINFDAHLDLRTPAPKGSSGTPFFQIAEQCRINGREFNYLCVGAADNANTPALYQRADELGAQVIRDREISSWNLNTVQARIRDFIEKVDFVYLTVCLDVLPAAVMPAVSAPSGRGVSMEFLEVLLDTVLESNKVCLADIAEFNPYFDIEDHGARTAARLGFQIANRAARKIP; this is encoded by the coding sequence ATGTTACAGCTTGCTGATATGCAGTTATGGAGTGGTCGCACCGACTCTGAGGATGGACGTGCAGGTGAGCGCTGGCACCAGCGGATTTCTCCTTTGCAACTGGATGACCCTCCCGGTCTGACTATTCTCGGCTTCGCTTCTGATGAGGGTGTGCGTCGGAATAAAGGGCGAATTGGCGCGGCCAAGGGACCGAGAATATTGCGTCTGGCCATGGCGAACTTGCCAGCAACTTTTGATGCGCCCTTATACGATGCGGGTAACGTCAGAGTCGAACGGGAAGACTTGGAGTCAGCTCAATCGCTATTGGGTGCCCGTATCAATGAGCTGCTTGGTGCCGGCCACTTTCCATTGGTATTGGGAGGCGGCCATGAAATTGCTTTTGGCAGTTATCAGGGAATTGCCCGCTGGATGCGCGAGCATCACCGCGAGAGCAGCCTGGGTATTATCAATTTTGATGCGCATTTGGATTTACGCACACCTGCGCCAAAGGGGTCATCGGGTACGCCATTTTTCCAGATCGCAGAGCAGTGCAGGATAAATGGCCGCGAATTTAATTATCTCTGTGTGGGTGCGGCGGATAACGCCAACACACCTGCTCTCTACCAGAGAGCTGATGAGCTGGGTGCCCAGGTTATTCGGGATCGTGAAATTAGTAGCTGGAATCTGAATACAGTTCAGGCGCGAATCCGCGACTTTATCGAGAAGGTGGATTTTGTCTATCTGACGGTATGTCTGGATGTATTGCCGGCGGCAGTAATGCCAGCGGTGAGTGCCCCCTCTGGCAGGGGGGTTTCCATGGAGTTTCTGGAAGTCTTGCTGGATACCGTTTTGGAATCCAATAAAGTTTGTTTGGCGGATATTGCTGAATTTAATCCCTATTTTGATATTGAGGATCATGGTGCGCGTACCGCAGCCCGCTTAGGTTTTCAAATTGCAAATCGTGCGGCCAGAAAAATCCCCTGA
- a CDS encoding heparan-alpha-glucosaminide N-acetyltransferase domain-containing protein, translating into MSNSNLSGAVVLPQKNPRILAFDLTRGIAVLFMIAIHVLYHYGRTDVADSAIGVAIQVSAGTPAASVFMLIMGIFIGYSSKPSLKQDLFRAAGLFAIGYLLNFARGTVPMWLSLQFGLVTQEQLGEYTPLSEFLMVDIFQFAGLALAICALVRHFLPHPIYWLAAAAIVAFGSSLVWDIGSNSVVIDEILQLFFGNKREGVMFPLFSWLAYPLAGMAVGYWFKNTKNIDALFSRSIWIGLALMSIGGLLIMLNTQYFFAENMRGGPGLIILLIGYTFLWLWISNFLLNKVKNRKLIDVMVFWGKNITPFYIAQWLIIGWGLMLVGSQQLGMASTLTAMFIVLLLSHFGTRAWVNFRSHKGKAMEQPAASAV; encoded by the coding sequence ATGAGTAATTCCAATCTTTCAGGAGCAGTGGTGCTCCCGCAAAAAAATCCTCGTATTTTGGCCTTTGATCTGACCCGAGGCATTGCCGTACTGTTTATGATTGCTATTCACGTCTTATATCATTATGGACGAACAGACGTGGCAGACAGTGCTATTGGTGTTGCTATCCAGGTATCTGCGGGAACTCCGGCAGCTTCAGTGTTTATGCTGATTATGGGTATTTTCATTGGCTATAGTTCGAAGCCGAGTCTGAAACAGGATTTGTTTCGTGCTGCTGGTCTTTTTGCAATAGGGTATTTACTTAATTTCGCCCGTGGCACAGTGCCTATGTGGCTTTCTTTACAGTTTGGTCTTGTCACACAAGAGCAACTGGGAGAATACACACCGCTGAGTGAATTTCTTATGGTAGATATTTTCCAGTTTGCTGGCCTTGCGCTCGCTATTTGTGCACTAGTCAGGCACTTCTTGCCTCATCCTATATACTGGCTCGCTGCGGCAGCTATCGTAGCATTCGGCTCCTCACTCGTCTGGGATATCGGCAGTAACTCCGTTGTTATTGACGAAATTTTACAGTTGTTTTTTGGCAATAAGCGCGAAGGGGTAATGTTCCCGTTATTTTCCTGGCTTGCCTATCCCCTCGCAGGCATGGCAGTTGGCTACTGGTTTAAAAATACAAAAAATATAGATGCATTGTTCTCACGCAGCATATGGATTGGCTTAGCCCTAATGAGCATAGGTGGCCTTCTAATCATGTTGAATACGCAATACTTTTTTGCCGAAAACATGAGAGGTGGCCCAGGTCTAATTATTCTGCTTATTGGCTATACTTTCCTTTGGCTTTGGATTAGTAATTTCCTCTTAAACAAAGTAAAGAACAGAAAGCTCATTGACGTAATGGTGTTTTGGGGTAAAAACATAACTCCGTTCTATATCGCTCAGTGGTTGATAATTGGATGGGGATTAATGTTAGTTGGTTCCCAGCAGCTTGGTATGGCCAGTACGTTAACAGCAATGTTTATCGTACTCCTGCTTTCTCATTTTGGGACTCGAGCTTGGGTTAATTTCCGTTCCCATAAAGGGAAAGCTATGGAGCAGCCTGCAGCGTCTGCGGTATAG